A DNA window from Leptolyngbya sp. KIOST-1 contains the following coding sequences:
- a CDS encoding ParA family protein, with protein sequence MKTVSCLSLSGGQGKTSVSLLLGRLLANRGQKVLMVDADPQANLTFYLGHDVQANEPTLLEVLKGQVETADGIYPLAAANLFLIPADEGLHKAQEYLATIGMGAMALRHALEAVGDLFDVCIIDSPPQRTQICLSVVGASEWVLIPAEASTKGVNSLLCSLELLEELGRIRAFKGQVLGVLPFRDKWFGRSQATDSREAIAAMQQVAGSIPVLPSIVESERYKQAIRQGQRLSEIGYGELEYPLCRVIEALEQGQGNG encoded by the coding sequence ATGAAGACGGTAAGTTGTTTGTCGCTCTCTGGGGGGCAAGGGAAAACGTCGGTCTCGCTGCTGCTGGGACGGCTCCTGGCGAACCGGGGCCAGAAGGTGCTGATGGTGGATGCTGACCCGCAAGCGAATCTCACCTTTTATCTAGGCCATGATGTTCAGGCAAATGAACCCACCCTGCTGGAGGTGCTGAAGGGCCAGGTGGAAACAGCCGATGGGATCTATCCGCTGGCAGCGGCCAATCTGTTTTTGATCCCAGCTGATGAGGGGCTGCATAAGGCCCAGGAATACTTGGCCACCATCGGGATGGGAGCCATGGCTTTGCGCCATGCCCTGGAAGCAGTGGGGGATCTGTTTGATGTTTGCATCATTGACTCGCCGCCCCAGCGCACCCAGATTTGCTTATCGGTGGTGGGGGCCTCGGAATGGGTGCTTATTCCAGCGGAGGCCTCGACCAAGGGAGTAAATTCGCTGCTGTGTAGCCTGGAACTGCTGGAGGAATTGGGGCGCATACGGGCGTTTAAGGGCCAGGTGCTGGGGGTGCTGCCGTTTCGCGACAAATGGTTTGGTCGATCTCAGGCGACGGATAGTCGAGAGGCCATAGCGGCTATGCAGCAGGTGGCAGGCTCAATCCCGGTGCTGCCGTCAATTGTGGAGAGTGAGCGCTATAAGCAAGCGATTCGGCAGGGACAGCGGCTGTCAGAGATTGGGTACGGGGAGTTGGAATATCCGTTATGCAGGGTGATTGAGGCGTTAGAGCAGGGGCAAGGGAATGGCTGA